One stretch of Balneolaceae bacterium DNA includes these proteins:
- a CDS encoding GAF domain-containing sensor histidine kinase, which produces MNNQNDNSAGVVPAPRPSDEEDRIKALYALDILDSLPEQEFDGLTRLASRICEAPVSRINLLDSSRQWTKSAYGTKIDHSPREKSVCQYTILQDELLEVSDLRKDERFSNASYVKGAPRYRFYAGAPLVTSNGHAIGALCVLDTQTRSLTPDQRKDLKVLADEVVARLELRRKQKELEALNKQKNELMSVVSHDMRNPLMGIIGASDFLLEESEESREERRELVGIIKDSAERLLQIVTELLDSELVHFRNLRASPVECDPAQSIRQVLQLYEFSAANKKIDLALNLESNIPRLKLDDQKFTRIIANLVSNSVKFTPRGGRIEVDLEFHGSDNGKGTLEATVSDTGIGISDEDLDRLFEKHNGDGRSGTDNEHSYGLGMHIVKQLTDICGASLKVHSTVGEGTRFEIQFPAEKVG; this is translated from the coding sequence ATGAATAACCAAAACGACAACTCGGCCGGCGTAGTGCCAGCCCCAAGACCTTCCGACGAGGAGGACCGGATAAAAGCACTCTACGCACTGGATATCCTGGACAGCCTCCCGGAGCAGGAGTTCGACGGTCTAACACGCCTGGCCTCCCGCATCTGTGAGGCGCCCGTATCACGAATCAACCTGCTGGATTCATCCCGTCAGTGGACCAAGTCGGCGTACGGAACCAAGATTGACCATTCTCCGCGTGAAAAATCCGTCTGCCAATACACCATCCTGCAGGATGAACTGTTAGAGGTATCGGACCTTCGCAAGGACGAACGCTTCAGCAACGCCTCTTACGTCAAGGGGGCGCCCCGATACCGCTTCTACGCAGGTGCGCCCCTGGTGACCTCCAACGGACATGCCATAGGCGCCCTGTGCGTGCTGGATACCCAAACACGATCCCTGACCCCCGATCAACGCAAGGACCTGAAGGTGCTGGCGGACGAAGTGGTGGCACGTCTTGAACTCCGCAGAAAGCAGAAAGAGCTGGAAGCCCTCAACAAACAGAAAAACGAACTGATGAGCGTGGTGAGCCATGACATGCGCAATCCGCTCATGGGCATCATCGGGGCTTCCGACTTCCTGCTGGAAGAGTCCGAAGAATCGCGCGAGGAGCGGCGGGAACTGGTGGGAATCATCAAGGATAGCGCCGAACGCCTGCTGCAGATCGTGACCGAACTCCTTGACAGCGAACTGGTACATTTTCGCAACCTGCGCGCCTCACCCGTGGAATGCGATCCCGCCCAGAGTATCAGGCAGGTACTGCAGCTCTATGAATTTTCTGCAGCCAACAAGAAAATTGACCTGGCGCTAAACCTGGAGAGCAACATACCCAGGCTGAAGCTGGATGACCAGAAATTTACGCGCATCATAGCGAACCTGGTTTCCAATTCGGTCAAATTCACCCCGCGCGGTGGTCGCATCGAGGTAGACCTGGAATTCCACGGCAGCGACAACGGGAAGGGAACCCTGGAGGCGACCGTGTCCGACACGGGCATCGGTATCTCGGACGAGGACCTTGACCGACTGTTCGAAAAACACAACGGAGACGGGCGATCGGGTACCGACAACGAACACAGTTACGGGTTGGGCATGCATATCGTCAAACAGCTGACCGACATCTGCGGGGCCAGCCTGAAAGTGCACTCCACCGTCGGTGAGGGCACCCGCTTTGAAATTCAATTCCCTGCTGAAAAAGTCGGATGA
- the msrB gene encoding peptide-methionine (R)-S-oxide reductase MsrB encodes MIDWKKVQHYASEGSPDPPRRVEKSEEEWKEELSPDTFRIARRHGTERPFSGAYCEAHAPGLYACACCGTELFASHGKFESRSGWPSFTRPVSDDVLRYREDHSHGMHRIEVLCNVCDAHLGHVFPDGPEPTGLRYCVNSAALSLQEGE; translated from the coding sequence ATGATCGACTGGAAAAAGGTACAACACTACGCCTCCGAGGGTAGCCCCGACCCGCCGCGGCGGGTGGAGAAATCCGAGGAGGAGTGGAAAGAGGAACTCTCGCCCGATACCTTCCGCATTGCGCGCCGTCACGGGACCGAGCGTCCCTTTTCGGGGGCGTACTGCGAAGCTCACGCGCCCGGACTATACGCCTGCGCCTGCTGTGGCACGGAACTTTTCGCCTCGCACGGCAAATTTGAATCGCGATCCGGCTGGCCCAGCTTTACGCGCCCCGTATCGGATGACGTTCTACGCTACAGGGAGGATCACAGTCATGGCATGCACCGCATCGAGGTCCTCTGCAACGTCTGCGACGCCCACCTGGGACATGTCTTTCCGGACGGTCCCGAACCCACGGGCTTACGCTACTGCGTCAACTCTGCAGCGCTCAGCCTGCAGGAAGGGGAGTGA
- a CDS encoding HU family DNA-binding protein — protein sequence MITYTKRDLVRRVAENLDEPMVQAEPWVDAVLVAIRETMMSADPTCRIELRDFGVFEVKKTKAKPKARNPKTNEVIYVPAHRKTHFKPSKLLKEFLKQPLEEVEEQEG from the coding sequence ATGATTACGTACACCAAAAGAGATTTAGTTCGCAGAGTCGCGGAAAACCTGGATGAACCCATGGTCCAGGCGGAGCCCTGGGTGGACGCTGTTCTCGTGGCCATTCGCGAGACCATGATGTCCGCCGATCCCACCTGCCGCATTGAACTTCGCGATTTCGGCGTTTTCGAGGTCAAAAAAACCAAGGCCAAGCCCAAGGCACGCAACCCCAAAACCAACGAAGTGATCTACGTGCCGGCCCACCGCAAAACCCACTTCAAGCCGAGCAAGCTGTTGAAGGAATTCCTGAAGCAGCCCCTGGAAGAAGTAGAAGAACAGGAAGGCTGA
- a CDS encoding response regulator, protein MNEPLVLLVEDNPSIYKLILYKLKGSGYRTEHRDNGPDGLKAVRELRPDLMVLDVMLPGMNGFELLREVRGDEDEEIRDTRVIMLTTKNREEDLEQGFELQVEDYMGKPFKPAELLMRIQKILG, encoded by the coding sequence ATGAATGAACCCCTGGTACTGCTGGTGGAGGACAATCCCAGCATCTACAAGCTTATTCTCTATAAGCTGAAAGGCAGTGGTTACAGGACCGAGCATCGCGACAACGGTCCGGACGGGCTGAAGGCCGTCAGGGAGCTGCGGCCAGACCTGATGGTGCTGGATGTGATGCTGCCCGGCATGAACGGTTTTGAGCTGCTGCGTGAGGTGCGAGGAGACGAAGATGAGGAGATCCGGGATACCAGGGTGATCATGCTCACCACAAAAAACCGGGAGGAGGACCTGGAGCAGGGCTTTGAGTTGCAGGTGGAGGATTATATGGGCAAGCCGTTCAAACCCGCCGAACTCCTCATGCGTATCCAGAAAATTTTGGGCTGA
- a CDS encoding ankyrin repeat domain-containing protein: MDLPPLLEAARNGDFNTLEKLHRDGADLDETARNGSTALILAAQHDHEEVVRYLLEEGADTNVTTSMGGSALNKAAENGNLEMMKLLMDKGAEIGGLALIVAAREGKLDAVKLLVEKGADVNVKQRWGQTAIMQAAREGHALVIRYLLEKGGNVKARDKNGETALSIAMDNDQVDVGAQLRRAGAVMSSQNKTPLAREEADMDDDDDSGPDIELDDVIDEDEVPEDMDMDD, translated from the coding sequence ATGGATCTGCCCCCCCTTTTAGAAGCCGCCCGAAACGGTGATTTCAACACACTGGAGAAGCTCCACCGTGACGGAGCCGACCTGGACGAGACTGCCCGTAACGGTTCCACCGCGCTTATCCTTGCCGCCCAGCATGACCATGAAGAGGTGGTGCGCTACCTGCTGGAGGAGGGCGCCGATACGAATGTCACCACGTCCATGGGCGGAAGCGCACTCAATAAAGCCGCCGAGAACGGTAACCTGGAGATGATGAAGCTGCTAATGGACAAGGGGGCGGAGATCGGTGGACTCGCACTGATCGTGGCCGCGCGGGAGGGCAAGCTCGACGCGGTAAAGCTGCTGGTGGAAAAGGGTGCCGACGTGAACGTCAAGCAACGCTGGGGACAGACTGCCATTATGCAGGCGGCACGCGAGGGTCACGCCCTGGTGATCCGCTACCTGCTCGAGAAGGGGGGCAACGTGAAGGCGCGAGACAAAAACGGGGAGACCGCTCTTTCCATCGCCATGGACAACGATCAGGTGGATGTGGGCGCCCAGCTCCGACGGGCCGGTGCCGTCATGTCCTCCCAGAACAAGACGCCCCTGGCGCGGGAGGAAGCCGATATGGACGATGACGACGATTCGGGTCCCGATATCGAGCTGGACGACGTGATCGACGAGGACGAGGTTCCCGAAGACATGGATATGGACGATTAG
- a CDS encoding bifunctional (p)ppGpp synthetase/guanosine-3',5'-bis(diphosphate) 3'-pyrophosphohydrolase: MAESRITYQYDLDSYKLDQPRQEELDQLLRVCQYHLSSVDTDMVTRAFKLCYLSHEGVERASGESYYHHPLAVAKIMASEINLDDVSIVAALLHDTVEDTEVTLVDIEEHFGETVAHLIDGVTKITGVFKSRDTKQAETFMKMLLKMAEDIRVVLIKFADRLHNMRTIQHLPREKQLQIAGETMNLYAPLAHRFGLFNLKSELEDLCFKVLDPNSYKFIARKLKEKKESREAFVEEFMEPISNELEDQGYKFEIKGRPKHIFSIFRKMQHQQKPFEEIYDLFAIRIILENPHTKEDCWKVYSVITDWYTPIPKRFRDFISVPKANGYQSLHTTVITRKGRKVEVQIRTRKMDDIAEKGVAAHWKYKEGKEGSENLDRFVDWVRDILDNPRPDTATEFVEDFQLNLYQDEIYAFTPNGELRTLPAGATPIDFAFDIHSEIGEHAQAAKVNGKMAPLRQKLETGDQVEIITGNNINLNPDWIDDVVTHKAKSRIRQFIKQKERDVADEGREIWEKQAKRKKIEISDQDLMRVAHKFDYDSTQQMFFEIGKGTFDVQSLTKLAKDFTSKGRLEDPDDRPEQARRELSEKEIQESYINAARSISDDKSLIINGQLTNVKYSYANCCNPIPGDDVIGFVSRVGDVKIHRSNCKNVRHLIQTDGERIVDVSWAKNIDTKFLGAVKVIGEDRVGMINDLTDVLSKSLQTNMKSINVNSDSGMFEGILTVYVEDIEHLDRIIAKLSKVEGVKNVLRYE, from the coding sequence ATGGCAGAGTCCCGGATTACATACCAATATGATCTTGACAGCTATAAGCTGGACCAGCCTCGTCAAGAGGAACTGGACCAGCTGCTGCGGGTCTGCCAGTACCATCTTTCTTCGGTGGATACCGACATGGTCACCCGCGCCTTCAAGCTCTGCTACCTTTCCCACGAAGGCGTAGAGCGGGCCTCCGGCGAGTCCTACTACCACCACCCGCTCGCGGTGGCCAAGATCATGGCCTCCGAGATCAACCTGGACGACGTCTCCATCGTGGCCGCCCTGCTGCACGACACGGTGGAGGACACCGAGGTTACGCTGGTCGACATCGAGGAGCATTTCGGGGAGACGGTCGCCCACCTGATCGACGGGGTGACCAAGATTACCGGGGTCTTTAAGAGCCGCGACACCAAGCAGGCGGAGACCTTCATGAAGATGCTCCTGAAGATGGCGGAGGACATCCGCGTGGTGCTGATCAAGTTCGCCGACCGGCTCCACAACATGCGCACCATCCAGCATCTGCCGAGGGAAAAGCAGCTGCAGATCGCCGGGGAGACCATGAACCTCTACGCTCCACTGGCCCACCGTTTCGGGCTTTTTAACCTGAAAAGCGAGCTGGAGGATCTCTGTTTTAAGGTGCTCGATCCCAATTCCTATAAGTTTATCGCGCGCAAGCTCAAGGAGAAAAAGGAGTCGCGCGAGGCCTTTGTGGAGGAGTTCATGGAGCCCATCAGCAATGAGCTGGAGGATCAGGGCTACAAGTTTGAGATCAAGGGACGTCCGAAGCACATTTTCTCCATCTTCCGCAAAATGCAGCACCAGCAGAAGCCCTTCGAGGAGATCTACGACCTCTTTGCCATCCGCATCATCCTGGAAAATCCCCATACCAAGGAGGACTGCTGGAAGGTCTATTCGGTCATCACCGACTGGTACACTCCCATCCCCAAGCGCTTCCGCGATTTCATCTCTGTACCCAAGGCCAACGGCTACCAGTCCCTGCACACCACCGTGATTACCCGGAAAGGGCGCAAGGTGGAGGTGCAGATCCGCACACGGAAAATGGACGACATAGCCGAGAAAGGGGTGGCCGCTCACTGGAAGTACAAGGAGGGCAAGGAGGGATCGGAAAACCTGGACCGCTTTGTGGACTGGGTGCGAGATATCCTGGACAACCCGCGGCCGGATACGGCCACGGAGTTCGTGGAGGATTTCCAGCTGAACCTCTACCAGGACGAGATCTACGCCTTTACCCCCAACGGAGAGCTGCGCACGCTGCCGGCGGGCGCCACGCCCATCGACTTTGCCTTCGATATCCACAGCGAGATCGGTGAGCATGCCCAGGCCGCCAAAGTGAACGGCAAGATGGCTCCGCTTCGCCAGAAGCTGGAGACCGGCGACCAGGTGGAGATTATTACGGGCAACAATATCAACCTGAATCCTGACTGGATCGACGACGTGGTGACCCACAAGGCCAAGTCGCGCATACGCCAGTTTATCAAGCAGAAGGAGCGGGATGTGGCCGACGAGGGGCGCGAGATCTGGGAGAAGCAGGCCAAGCGTAAAAAGATCGAGATATCCGATCAGGACCTGATGCGGGTGGCCCACAAGTTCGACTACGATTCCACCCAGCAGATGTTTTTTGAGATTGGCAAGGGCACCTTCGATGTGCAGTCGCTGACCAAGCTGGCCAAGGACTTCACAAGCAAGGGGCGCCTGGAGGACCCGGATGACAGGCCGGAGCAGGCTCGGAGGGAGCTCTCGGAGAAGGAGATACAGGAATCCTATATCAACGCGGCGCGCTCCATATCAGACGACAAGAGCCTCATCATCAACGGGCAGCTTACCAACGTCAAATACTCCTATGCCAACTGCTGCAACCCCATCCCCGGAGATGACGTAATCGGTTTCGTCAGCCGGGTGGGCGATGTGAAAATCCACCGCTCCAACTGCAAAAACGTGCGCCATCTCATTCAGACCGACGGCGAGCGCATCGTGGACGTTTCATGGGCCAAGAACATAGACACCAAGTTCCTGGGTGCGGTCAAGGTGATCGGCGAAGACCGGGTGGGCATGATCAACGATCTTACGGATGTGCTATCCAAATCGCTGCAGACCAACATGAAAAGTATCAACGTAAACTCCGACAGCGGAATGTTTGAGGGTATCCTTACCGTTTATGTGGAAGACATTGAACACCTCGACCGCATCATCGCCAAATTGTCCAAGGTGGAGGGGGTAAAAAACGTGTTACGTTACGAGTAA
- the fmt gene encoding methionyl-tRNA formyltransferase, with protein MKIVFMGSPDFAVPSLERLQVSGHEIVAVVSNVDKRRGRGGDASPTPVKRRALELDLPVIEVENLDDPGFHERLRAKGADLFVVVAFRILPDAVLDIPPKGTVNLHASLLPRYRGAAPIHWAVINGEEETGCTVFFVQSEVDTGQILLQRSTPIGPEEITGDLYARLKGLGADLLAEGLDLIASGDYTLRDQDHGMATAAPKLFPEDARLDFSRPALEVHNRIRGLSPVPGAWAELDDLKFTIYRSRVGPDGTGLAPGRLDERNGSLLTGCGKGGSVELVQVQLAGKKRMAGMDFFRGYHGTGVLHG; from the coding sequence ATGAAAATCGTTTTCATGGGCTCGCCCGATTTCGCCGTTCCCAGCCTGGAACGCCTGCAGGTTTCCGGGCATGAGATCGTCGCGGTGGTCAGCAATGTGGACAAGCGGCGGGGCCGAGGCGGGGACGCCTCCCCCACACCGGTAAAAAGGCGCGCCCTCGAATTGGACCTCCCTGTGATTGAGGTGGAGAATCTGGACGATCCGGGCTTCCACGAGCGGCTTCGCGCGAAAGGGGCCGATCTATTTGTAGTGGTGGCCTTTCGCATCCTGCCCGATGCCGTGCTTGACATCCCTCCCAAGGGTACGGTCAACCTGCACGCCTCCCTGCTGCCCCGGTACCGTGGAGCGGCGCCCATCCACTGGGCCGTTATTAATGGGGAGGAAGAGACCGGCTGCACGGTCTTTTTTGTGCAGAGCGAGGTGGACACCGGCCAGATCCTGCTGCAGCGATCAACGCCCATCGGACCCGAGGAGATTACGGGCGACCTCTACGCCCGGCTCAAGGGGTTGGGGGCGGATCTGCTGGCGGAGGGCTTGGACCTTATCGCATCTGGCGACTACACCCTCCGCGACCAGGATCACGGGATGGCCACGGCCGCGCCCAAGCTCTTTCCGGAAGACGCCCGGCTCGACTTCTCCCGGCCGGCTCTGGAGGTGCACAATCGGATACGCGGACTCAGTCCGGTACCGGGCGCCTGGGCGGAACTCGACGACCTCAAGTTCACCATCTACCGCTCGCGGGTGGGGCCGGACGGTACGGGCCTGGCACCGGGCCGGTTGGATGAGCGCAACGGCAGCCTGTTGACAGGTTGCGGCAAAGGCGGAAGCGTGGAACTGGTGCAGGTGCAGCTGGCCGGCAAGAAGCGTATGGCCGGGATGGACTTTTTCCGCGGTTACCACGGCACGGGGGTTTTGCATGGATGA
- the ruvX gene encoding Holliday junction resolvase RuvX, with protein MNRYGRIIGVDVGTKHVGLARTDLLRTIANPIGTYSPDDAFAKLEELARTDQVEKIVVGWPLTPEGKEGAAVEMVEQFLEKLHRILPDMEVDKIDERYTSKEAVQVMVESGVPKMKRRESDRINRAAAAIILQKYLNLQN; from the coding sequence TTGAACAGGTACGGACGCATCATCGGTGTTGATGTAGGCACCAAGCATGTGGGACTTGCGCGCACGGATCTGTTGCGCACCATCGCCAATCCTATCGGCACCTACAGTCCTGATGACGCTTTTGCCAAACTGGAGGAACTGGCCCGAACGGACCAGGTGGAAAAGATCGTGGTGGGCTGGCCGCTCACCCCGGAAGGCAAGGAGGGGGCCGCCGTCGAGATGGTGGAGCAGTTCCTGGAGAAGCTACACCGCATTCTTCCAGACATGGAAGTGGATAAAATAGACGAGCGCTACACCTCTAAGGAAGCGGTTCAGGTGATGGTTGAATCGGGGGTGCCGAAGATGAAGCGCCGGGAAAGCGATCGAATCAACCGGGCGGCGGCGGCCATCATCCTGCAGAAATACCTGAACCTGCAGAACTGA
- the def gene encoding peptide deformylase gives MAILPILTYDDDVLYRETEPVEESTSALQQLIDDMFETMYNADGVGLAAPQVDRTERVFVIDADSMAEEDGEEGPGPLVMINPEITFASDRQVEIEEGCLSIPGVNAAVRRPEEIEVAYLDRDLERQRLRVNGILARVIQHETDHLHGVLFLDHLSVFKRKLLGSKLREIADGRIEADYPLAPK, from the coding sequence ATGGCTATACTGCCCATACTTACCTACGACGACGATGTCCTTTACCGGGAGACGGAACCGGTGGAGGAGAGCACCTCCGCCCTCCAGCAGCTCATCGACGATATGTTCGAGACCATGTACAACGCCGACGGGGTGGGACTTGCTGCGCCCCAGGTAGACCGTACCGAGCGGGTATTCGTCATCGACGCCGACAGTATGGCCGAGGAAGATGGGGAAGAAGGCCCCGGTCCCCTGGTCATGATCAACCCTGAAATCACCTTCGCCAGCGACCGTCAGGTTGAGATCGAGGAGGGGTGCCTGAGCATTCCCGGCGTCAACGCCGCGGTGCGACGGCCGGAGGAGATCGAGGTTGCCTACCTGGACCGCGACCTGGAGAGGCAGCGCTTGCGCGTGAACGGTATCCTGGCGCGCGTGATTCAGCACGAAACCGACCACCTCCACGGCGTGCTTTTCCTGGACCACCTATCTGTTTTCAAGCGCAAGCTGTTGGGATCGAAGCTCAGGGAGATCGCCGACGGACGAATAGAGGCCGATTATCCCCTGGCCCCGAAGTAG
- the gap gene encoding type I glyceraldehyde-3-phosphate dehydrogenase, which produces MAKIKVGINGFGRIGRLVARSILAYHGDEMEIVGINDLTDAHTLAHLFEHDSVHGRYGGEVSASENAISIDGMEIGISSERDPSQLQWGKRGASIVVESTGIFRKEEDARKHLDAGADKVIISAPAKSPGVKTVVLGVNDEVIDHKTRIYSNASCTTNCLAPMVKVLDDAFGLKKGFMTTVHAYTGDQQLVDGPHNDLRRARAAAHNIVPTTTGAAKAVGLVLPHLEGKLDGNAVRVPVPDGSLTDLTAVLGRSVTEQELLDVYREAASDGPMKGILQYSEDELVSTDILSNPYSCIFDSKMTKADGDLVKIVAWYDNEAGYSARTADLIARIA; this is translated from the coding sequence ATGGCTAAAATCAAAGTTGGAATCAACGGATTTGGACGCATAGGAAGGCTGGTGGCGCGCTCAATCCTGGCCTACCATGGTGACGAAATGGAAATCGTGGGCATCAACGACCTGACCGACGCCCACACACTGGCGCACCTTTTTGAGCACGATTCGGTGCACGGGCGCTACGGGGGAGAAGTGAGCGCCTCCGAAAACGCCATTTCCATCGACGGAATGGAAATCGGTATCTCCTCTGAGCGTGATCCCTCCCAGTTGCAGTGGGGTAAACGCGGGGCCTCCATTGTGGTGGAGTCCACCGGTATTTTCCGCAAGGAGGAGGATGCGCGCAAGCATCTGGATGCCGGCGCCGACAAGGTGATTATCTCCGCCCCCGCCAAGAGTCCCGGCGTCAAGACCGTGGTGCTGGGCGTCAACGACGAGGTGATTGATCATAAGACCCGCATCTATTCCAACGCCAGCTGCACCACCAACTGCCTGGCTCCCATGGTGAAGGTGCTCGACGATGCCTTTGGGCTGAAAAAGGGATTCATGACGACCGTCCACGCCTATACCGGCGACCAGCAGCTGGTCGACGGTCCTCATAATGATTTGCGGCGTGCCCGTGCGGCCGCCCACAACATCGTGCCCACCACCACCGGTGCTGCCAAGGCGGTGGGACTGGTGCTTCCGCACCTGGAAGGAAAACTGGACGGCAACGCCGTGCGCGTACCGGTGCCCGACGGTTCGCTGACCGACCTGACGGCCGTGCTCGGGAGAAGTGTTACCGAACAGGAGCTGCTCGATGTCTACCGGGAGGCCGCCTCCGACGGACCGATGAAGGGCATTCTGCAGTACTCCGAGGACGAGCTGGTGTCCACCGATATCCTCAGCAACCCGTACTCCTGCATTTTCGACAGCAAGATGACCAAGGCGGACGGCGACCTGGTGAAAATCGTTGCCTGGTACGACAACGAGGCCGGATATTCGGCGCGTACCGCGGACCTCATCGCCCGCATCGCCTGA